One genomic window of Phragmitibacter flavus includes the following:
- a CDS encoding AAA family ATPase codes for MTTSLPDITSEIRQRANSRGTLATIQTVATVNAPPDFSPALVSAKAFQFLPLPERLKLLGEWMREGDLGFLFAPRGAGKSWLAMFIGNAIAENCQLGEWTAGNAARPVCYFDAEMNLPDLQERFCKIGITGESFHLLSNELLFDHELPSVNIADPSHQAALGNLLPDGSFFVIDNLSTSQTGMKENDNDAFDAIRDWLLALRHRHITTMIVHHAGRNGEMRGASRREDMAHWIIKLQDASEDGAANKSFATSFSKCRNCRPNEAPPLKWTLSDQGDTIAVTCTVHNGPDALLGHIREGVVSASELAELLAVSAGTVSKWAKKLMDRGLIQKSGRDYKAIDSPYE; via the coding sequence ATGACTACTTCACTTCCCGACATCACCAGCGAAATCCGCCAGCGTGCCAACAGTAGGGGAACACTTGCTACGATACAAACGGTTGCGACGGTCAATGCCCCACCTGATTTTTCCCCTGCCCTCGTCTCCGCGAAAGCCTTTCAGTTTTTACCGTTGCCTGAGCGTCTAAAGCTTTTGGGTGAGTGGATGCGGGAAGGTGATCTTGGCTTTTTGTTTGCGCCGCGAGGTGCAGGCAAAAGCTGGCTGGCCATGTTCATAGGCAACGCCATCGCCGAAAATTGTCAGCTTGGCGAATGGACTGCTGGCAACGCCGCCCGCCCTGTTTGTTACTTCGATGCAGAGATGAACTTGCCGGACCTCCAAGAACGGTTTTGCAAAATTGGTATCACTGGCGAAAGCTTCCACCTGCTATCCAACGAGTTGCTGTTTGATCACGAACTGCCGAGCGTGAACATTGCGGACCCTTCGCATCAAGCTGCACTTGGCAACTTGCTTCCTGATGGATCGTTTTTTGTGATCGACAACCTTTCCACCAGCCAAACTGGTATGAAGGAAAACGATAACGATGCGTTCGACGCTATTCGTGATTGGTTGCTCGCTTTGCGGCATCGTCACATTACGACGATGATTGTTCATCATGCCGGGCGAAATGGCGAGATGCGCGGCGCTTCCCGTCGTGAGGACATGGCGCATTGGATTATTAAACTGCAAGATGCCAGTGAAGACGGCGCAGCAAATAAATCGTTTGCTACAAGCTTCTCAAAATGCCGCAACTGTCGACCCAACGAAGCGCCTCCATTGAAATGGACGTTGTCGGATCAAGGGGACACCATAGCGGTCACATGCACCGTCCATAACGGCCCTGACGCCTTGTTGGGGCATATCCGTGAGGGGGTGGTCAGCGCCAGTGAGCTTGCAGAGTTGCTGGCTGTCTCCGCTGGCACCGTTAGCAAGTGGGCCAAAAAGCTGATGGACAGGGGACTGATTCA
- a CDS encoding toprim domain-containing protein — protein sequence MNKFMLERAGNYLEKLPPSLQGSKGSDSLFDAACTLIKGFAFSQEDALPLLFQWNQTHCVPPWSESELRQKLRSAANSTRPTGYLLQSQPIQSPRPMVAANFENDSERKARLRHGWPAFLTLQNSAVEAVARLRNLPADSVWLAHRSGVLRGAKIDGHSCFIIHEGTFAQARRFDGLPFTLADGKQVKAKNLPGSEGAFIGQKWLGGPSVKVLLVEGAIALLEALAAYLIVLPPHGWTILAATSASSRFSRAPGLVKQLNNRSVRIVPDCDKAGLDAAASWITDLESAGCKVDIRALPSSCKDLGPLLADASSHAATLNALFE from the coding sequence ATGAACAAATTCATGTTAGAACGCGCTGGCAATTACTTGGAAAAGTTGCCGCCCTCCCTTCAGGGGAGTAAAGGTAGCGACTCCCTTTTTGATGCCGCCTGCACACTCATCAAAGGCTTTGCATTTTCCCAAGAAGACGCTTTGCCGTTGCTGTTTCAGTGGAATCAAACCCATTGTGTCCCCCCCTGGAGCGAATCTGAACTTCGCCAGAAACTACGCAGTGCCGCTAACTCCACACGCCCGACTGGGTATTTGCTCCAATCCCAGCCTATTCAGTCACCCCGACCGATGGTTGCGGCCAACTTTGAAAACGATAGCGAGCGGAAGGCACGACTCCGCCACGGCTGGCCTGCATTTTTGACCTTGCAAAATTCTGCTGTTGAAGCCGTTGCCAGATTGCGCAATCTGCCAGCAGACAGTGTATGGCTGGCCCATAGAAGCGGCGTCCTTCGGGGGGCCAAGATAGACGGCCATTCCTGCTTCATCATTCATGAAGGAACCTTCGCTCAAGCCCGGCGCTTCGACGGTTTACCATTCACACTTGCAGACGGCAAGCAAGTCAAAGCCAAAAACCTTCCCGGTAGTGAGGGCGCGTTCATAGGCCAGAAATGGCTGGGCGGGCCAAGCGTGAAGGTTCTACTAGTAGAGGGAGCGATTGCCTTGCTGGAAGCACTCGCCGCTTATCTGATCGTATTGCCGCCTCATGGTTGGACAATCCTCGCGGCTACCTCCGCATCTTCCCGTTTCAGCCGAGCGCCCGGCCTGGTCAAACAACTCAACAACCGATCCGTGCGCATTGTTCCCGACTGCGATAAGGCGGGACTCGATGCCGCCGCATCTTGGATTACGGACCTTGAAAGCGCCGGTTGCAAGGTTGACATCCGCGCCTTGCCCTCATCCTGCAAAGACCTTGGCCCTCTGCTCGCCGATGCTTCCAGCCACGCCGCTACCCTTAACGCCCTTTTTGAATGA